Proteins encoded within one genomic window of Brachybacterium muris:
- a CDS encoding IS110 family transposase, which produces MYVGWDWGNTTHAVAVIDDQGQVIDRWPCPHTEDGIRATLARLASHGPPARLPVAIETTRGLVIDRLLTAGHPVVPVHPNAFNAVRPRWGAARAKDDPGDAFKLADYLRTDGHRLRTLRPTEQATLELQALVRAREDQVTARVAATNQLAALLAEHWPGAGVVFARLDSDIALAFCDRFPTPASAKHLAPARMRDWLARQHYSGRVDPAALVARLRGAPAPASRLGEETITALVRTQVQVIRALRTAIDDLEAQIETALAAHSWAALIQPLPRVGIVNLAQIIGEIGPLLEHASNADQLAAEAGVVPVTRASGKSHAVVFRYATNRRARQALVRWADNSRHASPWAKNIYETARAQGKRHAHAVRILARAWLRIIYACWRDGTCYDPATHQAHRTDRTHKTTALAA; this is translated from the coding sequence ATGTATGTCGGATGGGACTGGGGCAATACCACCCATGCTGTCGCTGTGATCGATGACCAGGGCCAGGTGATCGACCGCTGGCCCTGCCCCCACACCGAGGACGGGATTCGAGCCACCCTGGCCCGCCTGGCCAGCCACGGCCCTCCGGCTAGGCTGCCGGTCGCGATCGAGACCACCCGCGGGCTGGTGATCGACCGTCTCCTGACCGCCGGGCATCCCGTGGTCCCGGTCCATCCCAACGCGTTCAACGCCGTCCGTCCCCGCTGGGGCGCTGCCCGCGCCAAGGACGACCCCGGCGACGCGTTCAAGCTCGCCGACTACCTCCGCACCGACGGGCACCGCCTGCGGACCCTGCGCCCGACCGAGCAGGCGACCCTCGAGCTGCAAGCGCTGGTCCGGGCCCGCGAGGACCAGGTCACCGCCCGCGTGGCCGCGACCAACCAGCTCGCCGCCCTGCTGGCCGAGCACTGGCCCGGCGCCGGGGTGGTGTTCGCCCGCCTGGACTCCGATATCGCCCTGGCCTTCTGCGACAGGTTCCCCACCCCAGCCTCGGCCAAGCACCTGGCCCCGGCCAGAATGCGGGACTGGCTCGCCCGGCAGCACTACTCCGGCCGCGTCGACCCCGCTGCCCTGGTGGCCAGGCTTCGTGGGGCCCCCGCGCCTGCCTCGCGGCTCGGTGAGGAGACGATCACCGCGCTGGTTCGCACACAGGTCCAGGTCATCCGGGCCCTCAGAACAGCGATCGATGACCTTGAAGCCCAGATCGAGACGGCTCTGGCCGCCCATTCCTGGGCAGCGTTGATCCAGCCCCTGCCCCGGGTGGGGATCGTCAACCTCGCCCAGATCATCGGGGAGATCGGACCGTTGCTCGAACACGCCTCCAACGCTGACCAGCTCGCCGCCGAGGCAGGCGTCGTGCCCGTCACCCGCGCCTCGGGTAAATCCCACGCGGTCGTGTTCCGCTACGCCACCAACCGGCGGGCCCGCCAAGCCCTGGTCCGCTGGGCAGACAACTCCCGCCACGCCTCGCCCTGGGCGAAGAACATTTACGAGACCGCACGCGCCCAGGGCAAACGCCATGCCCATGCCGTGCGGATCCTGGCCCGGGCCTGGCTGCGGATCATCTACGCCTGCTGGCGCGACGGCACCTGCTACGACCCCGCCACCCACCAAGCCCACAGAACCGACAGAACACACAAAACCACCGCTCTCGCGGCCTAG
- a CDS encoding DUF3592 domain-containing protein, with translation MSTPGMSAMPVLFVIVPALLGLAGLWLLIGSVRELLRNSALARNGLTVDGRVVSSNLKITSSGGRDSNARSRLVETIEFTTANGQRVRGVPVHSDVGMLDRTGEQVTVLHHRDRPDQFIAPRNGRSISPAGPLLKIVFSFVFLGFLAFFITTSLSMFGQMGQIFGG, from the coding sequence GTGAGCACACCAGGCATGAGTGCCATGCCGGTCCTGTTCGTGATCGTCCCGGCGCTGCTGGGCCTTGCTGGCCTGTGGCTCCTGATCGGCTCGGTGAGGGAGCTGCTGCGCAACAGCGCCCTGGCCCGCAACGGGCTGACCGTCGACGGCCGCGTGGTCTCCTCGAACCTCAAGATCACCAGCAGCGGCGGCCGCGACTCCAATGCCCGTTCACGGTTGGTCGAGACGATCGAGTTCACCACTGCCAACGGGCAGCGCGTGCGCGGCGTGCCCGTCCACAGCGATGTGGGCATGCTGGATCGGACCGGGGAGCAGGTAACGGTGCTGCACCACCGCGACCGCCCTGATCAGTTCATCGCCCCCAGGAACGGCCGGTCCATCTCCCCGGCCGGCCCCCTGCTGAAGATCGTGTTCAGCTTCGTGTTCCTGGGGTTCCTGGCGTTCTTCATCACGACGTCGCTGAGCATGTTCGGCCAGATGGGCCAGATCTTCGGCGGGTGA
- a CDS encoding alpha-amylase family protein, giving the protein MHELENRIWWHLYPLGAAGAPPRREAQGEQPWEEHRLPHLLPWIDYAADMGFTGILLGPIFESTSHGYDTLDHFRLDPRLGDQADWDEFVARAHGRGMAIMLDGVFNHLGAEHPLATDPTWPGIRRDQDGTPAVWEGHGSLVELDHSRPEVHDLVRGVMNHWLDRGADGWRLDVAYAVPSEFWASVLPSVREEHPEAMFLGEVIHGDYAQITRDGTLDTVTQYELWKAVWSSMTDHNLWELQHALGRHAEFSQVAPMQTFVGNHDVPRIASTVGDAGAALAAVMLLTLPGIPSVYYGDEQAFRGEKAEGFAADDPLRPPLPAGPEELAPNGWWLHDLYRELIALRRRCSWITRAVVEVEHTENELLRYAVTAEHDRLEVEVAVSPQPRAVVTLNGETVLEWAG; this is encoded by the coding sequence ATGCACGAGCTCGAGAACAGGATCTGGTGGCACCTGTACCCGCTGGGTGCCGCCGGGGCGCCACCGCGCCGCGAGGCTCAGGGGGAGCAGCCCTGGGAGGAGCATCGCCTGCCTCACCTGCTGCCCTGGATCGACTACGCGGCCGACATGGGGTTCACCGGCATCCTGCTGGGCCCGATCTTCGAGTCCACGTCCCATGGTTATGACACCTTGGACCACTTCCGCCTGGACCCCCGCCTGGGCGACCAGGCCGACTGGGACGAGTTCGTCGCCCGAGCGCACGGACGCGGCATGGCGATCATGCTCGACGGGGTGTTCAACCACCTGGGGGCCGAGCATCCCCTGGCCACCGATCCCACCTGGCCCGGCATCCGCCGCGACCAGGACGGCACGCCAGCCGTGTGGGAGGGGCACGGGTCCCTCGTGGAGCTGGACCACTCCCGTCCCGAGGTGCACGACCTGGTGCGCGGTGTGATGAACCACTGGCTGGACCGCGGGGCTGACGGCTGGCGCCTGGACGTCGCCTACGCCGTTCCTTCCGAGTTCTGGGCCTCCGTGCTGCCCTCCGTCCGCGAGGAGCACCCCGAGGCGATGTTCCTGGGCGAGGTGATCCACGGCGACTACGCCCAGATCACCCGTGACGGCACCCTGGACACTGTCACCCAGTACGAGCTGTGGAAGGCCGTCTGGAGCTCCATGACGGACCACAACCTCTGGGAGCTCCAGCACGCCCTGGGTCGCCACGCCGAGTTCTCACAGGTCGCCCCGATGCAGACCTTCGTCGGCAACCACGACGTGCCCCGCATCGCCAGCACCGTGGGCGATGCAGGAGCAGCGCTGGCGGCGGTCATGCTGCTCACTCTGCCGGGCATTCCCAGCGTCTACTACGGCGACGAGCAGGCCTTCCGCGGTGAGAAGGCCGAGGGCTTCGCGGCCGACGACCCGCTGCGCCCGCCCCTGCCCGCTGGACCCGAGGAGCTGGCACCGAACGGCTGGTGGCTGCACGACCTGTACCGCGAGTTGATCGCCCTGCGCCGGCGCTGCTCCTGGATCACCCGGGCAGTGGTCGAGGTGGAGCACACCGAGAACGAGCTGCTGCGCTACGCCGTGACCGCCGAGCACGACCGGCTGGAGGTGGAGGTCGCCGTTTCCCCGCAGCCTCGTGCCGTGGTCACGCTGAACGGCGAGACCGTGCTGGAGTGGGCAGGCTGA
- a CDS encoding TetR/AcrR family transcriptional regulator gives MSASSPSPRRRLDVQQRRAAILQAAREVYSEQPYGTVPTAVIAKACGASPSLVFHYFGSKAGLYAEVISGALEDLAVAQEQALSHLSPGVPVRDRVRAALGVYLDRIAERPIFWGVPLQGGQEPPEAQQVRIEARARYVERLGALLGVGSFPRHRYAITGFLGFVDQSCARWVQQGCPTQDRDLLLDAALGALEGGLGDWKV, from the coding sequence ATGTCCGCCTCCTCACCCTCCCCCCGCCGCCGGCTCGATGTCCAGCAGCGCCGCGCCGCGATCCTGCAGGCCGCCCGGGAGGTCTACTCCGAGCAGCCCTACGGGACGGTGCCCACAGCGGTGATCGCGAAGGCCTGTGGCGCCTCACCCTCCCTGGTGTTCCACTACTTCGGCTCCAAGGCGGGCCTGTACGCGGAGGTGATCTCCGGCGCCCTGGAGGATCTGGCGGTCGCCCAGGAGCAGGCACTGTCCCACCTCTCCCCCGGCGTCCCGGTGCGCGACCGGGTCCGCGCCGCGCTGGGGGTCTACCTCGATCGGATCGCGGAGCGGCCCATCTTCTGGGGCGTGCCTCTGCAGGGCGGTCAGGAGCCCCCCGAGGCACAGCAGGTACGGATCGAGGCGCGCGCCCGGTACGTCGAGCGGCTGGGTGCCCTGCTGGGAGTGGGCTCTTTCCCCCGCCACCGGTACGCGATCACGGGATTCCTCGGGTTCGTCGATCAGTCCTGCGCTCGCTGGGTGCAGCAGGGCTGCCCCACTCAGGATCGGGACCTGCTGCTGGATGCCGCCCTCGGCGCCCTCGAGGGCGGCCTCGGCGACTGGAAGGTCTGA
- a CDS encoding MmcQ/YjbR family DNA-binding protein → MDAQHLHACARDRAQELPASSGGFPFGPDHEVFKVCGKVFLLMTELSGVPVATLKADPADAELLRGAHEDITPGYHMNKRHWVTVRPGGPVDESLLRDLVTESYLLVVQRLPRDQQPVDPESFGRG, encoded by the coding sequence GTGGATGCACAGCACCTGCATGCGTGCGCACGTGATCGGGCCCAGGAGCTGCCTGCGTCCTCCGGGGGATTCCCCTTCGGGCCGGACCACGAGGTGTTCAAGGTCTGCGGGAAGGTGTTCCTGTTGATGACGGAGCTGTCCGGGGTGCCGGTCGCGACGCTCAAGGCGGATCCGGCCGATGCCGAACTCCTGCGCGGCGCCCACGAGGACATCACGCCCGGCTACCACATGAACAAGCGGCACTGGGTCACGGTGAGACCGGGTGGTCCCGTGGACGAGAGCCTGCTGCGGGACCTGGTCACCGAGTCCTACCTGCTGGTGGTCCAGAGGCTGCCGCGCGATCAGCAGCCGGTGGATCCGGAGTCCTTTGGTCGCGGCTGA
- a CDS encoding S9 family peptidase, whose translation MTDTPRDAAASTDASPNQSATDSPTIFHDLHAFVAEPRITGLYLAPAGDRLVAARTELNKKRNGYVTALWELPHSSRRSRGHRSAADAGQSPRRLTRGVDGEALAGFTAHGDLLFTAKRDTGDDEHTDETTLFLLPRGGGEAVVVARRHGGFASLSIARDSGRIALTSAIHPRAADDEDDRALASERRETKTSAILHTGHPVRYWDHDLGPARDQVLIAEPLDPTDPDPRLDLRRLTSFGPAERLGEVIISPDGRTVYADVSRTLHGTTARSRIVAINADSGKVRTLAAQDDHNLGLAALSPDGSVLLLSRSTVASDTRPLAMELVKADLESGELTPAYTGFTNWPSDVRIAPDNTTAYFTADLEGHGAIHRLDLGSGTVTVLTEDARHYSALALDERSGRLIALADAIDAPPLPVRCDPATGEISPIPCGIEAPAVPGSLTEVTATAEDGTPLRAWLCLPESAGATEPAPLLLWIHGGPFGSWNSWTWRWNPWTATARGYAVLLPDPAISTGYGQEMIDRGWDQLGGSPYDDIMLLTRATLERDDIDETRKAALGGSYGGYMANWIAGRTGDFFDCIVTHASLWALDQFRGTTDTASHWAAHLSDEHNAKYNPADGIDAITAPMLVIHGDKDYRVPIGEGLRLWFELLTAADQDPEDNPHRFLYFPDENHWILSPNNSVIWYETVYAFVDRHVRGIETELPRLLG comes from the coding sequence ATGACCGACACCCCCCGTGACGCCGCTGCCAGCACCGACGCCTCGCCCAACCAGTCCGCCACCGATAGCCCGACGATCTTTCACGACCTGCACGCCTTCGTTGCCGAGCCGCGCATCACCGGGCTGTACCTGGCGCCCGCCGGGGACCGTCTGGTCGCCGCCCGCACCGAGCTGAACAAGAAGAGGAACGGGTACGTGACCGCACTGTGGGAGCTGCCGCACTCCTCCCGCCGCTCCCGCGGGCACCGCTCCGCCGCCGATGCCGGCCAGTCCCCGCGTCGCCTCACCCGCGGCGTGGACGGTGAGGCGCTCGCCGGGTTCACCGCCCACGGCGACCTGCTGTTCACCGCCAAGCGCGACACGGGCGATGACGAGCACACGGACGAGACCACCCTGTTCCTGCTGCCCCGCGGCGGGGGCGAGGCCGTCGTGGTCGCCCGTCGTCACGGCGGCTTCGCCTCCCTGTCCATCGCGCGCGACAGCGGCCGCATCGCCCTGACCAGCGCGATCCACCCGCGCGCCGCCGACGACGAGGACGATCGCGCCCTGGCCTCCGAGCGGCGTGAGACCAAGACCTCCGCCATCCTGCACACCGGTCACCCGGTGCGGTACTGGGACCACGACCTGGGCCCCGCCCGGGACCAGGTGCTGATCGCCGAGCCCCTGGATCCCACGGACCCTGATCCGCGACTGGACCTGCGCCGACTGACCTCCTTCGGTCCCGCCGAACGACTGGGGGAGGTGATCATCAGCCCCGACGGCCGCACCGTGTACGCCGACGTCAGCCGCACCCTGCACGGCACCACGGCCCGCTCACGCATCGTCGCGATCAATGCGGACAGCGGTAAGGTGCGCACGCTCGCAGCGCAGGACGATCACAACCTCGGCCTGGCGGCCCTCAGCCCCGATGGCTCCGTGCTGCTGCTGAGCCGCAGCACCGTGGCCAGCGACACCCGGCCCCTCGCGATGGAGCTGGTGAAGGCCGATCTGGAGAGCGGTGAGCTCACCCCCGCCTACACCGGCTTCACCAACTGGCCCTCCGATGTGCGCATCGCCCCCGACAACACCACCGCCTACTTCACCGCCGACCTCGAGGGCCACGGCGCCATCCACCGCCTGGACCTCGGATCCGGCACCGTCACCGTGCTCACCGAGGACGCCCGTCACTACAGCGCCCTCGCCCTCGACGAGCGCTCCGGGCGGCTGATCGCGCTCGCAGACGCCATTGACGCCCCGCCGCTACCGGTGCGCTGCGACCCCGCCACCGGCGAGATCAGCCCCATCCCCTGTGGGATTGAGGCGCCTGCCGTGCCCGGGTCGCTCACCGAGGTGACCGCAACCGCGGAGGACGGCACCCCGCTGCGCGCCTGGCTGTGCCTGCCCGAGAGCGCCGGAGCGACAGAGCCGGCACCCCTGCTGCTGTGGATCCACGGCGGGCCCTTCGGATCCTGGAACTCCTGGACCTGGCGCTGGAACCCCTGGACCGCCACCGCCCGCGGCTACGCGGTGCTGCTGCCGGACCCGGCGATCTCCACCGGCTACGGCCAGGAGATGATCGACCGCGGCTGGGACCAGCTGGGTGGCAGCCCCTACGACGACATCATGCTCCTGACCCGCGCCACCCTGGAGCGTGACGACATCGACGAGACCCGCAAGGCCGCCCTGGGCGGCTCCTACGGCGGGTACATGGCCAACTGGATCGCCGGCCGTACCGGCGACTTCTTCGACTGCATCGTCACCCACGCCTCCCTGTGGGCGCTGGACCAGTTCCGTGGCACCACCGACACCGCCTCCCACTGGGCCGCCCACCTCAGCGACGAGCACAACGCGAAGTACAACCCGGCCGACGGCATCGACGCGATCACCGCCCCCATGCTCGTGATCCACGGCGACAAGGACTACCGGGTGCCGATCGGGGAGGGCCTGCGGCTGTGGTTCGAACTGCTGACCGCCGCTGACCAGGACCCCGAGGACAACCCCCACCGCTTCCTGTACTTCCCGGACGAGAACCACTGGATCCTCTCGCCCAACAACTCGGTGATCTGGTACGAGACGGTGTACGCGTTCGTGGACCGCCACGTGCGCGGGATCGAGACCGAACTGCCCCGCCTGCTGGGCTGA
- a CDS encoding glycosyltransferase, with protein MRIALICHPHHPIREPWAGGMEMHTSMITAALLERGHQVTLYAKEGSEIPAGAKFAQIESSEHQYELNPDQQRGALQARRSEEAIRRACEMAASTDDDLVVNNSLSPLPHQLLSSCRLLTIMHSPVPVPAFVEFFARTSELPEQHRFVTVSESNAKAWREHYPEVGVLPNGIDIDYWSAAPETSTPTGESSTRADGPASRPHDGLRERPVALWTGRITHQKGLHIAIEAARLAEVDLRISGLRSDPGYFEEKIAPHLRKESEHDSTAPAYLGHLSHAEIREQLSAADVFIASPLWAEPFGLAPVEAMATGTPVAATPRGAMPEVIGDGGAVADSADPADLAEAIRRALHITPDAARSNAARYSLEAMARRFEQLVSEIH; from the coding sequence ATGAGGATCGCGCTGATCTGCCACCCCCACCACCCCATCCGGGAGCCCTGGGCCGGGGGCATGGAGATGCACACCTCGATGATCACCGCGGCCCTGCTGGAGCGCGGCCACCAGGTCACGCTGTACGCCAAGGAAGGCAGTGAGATCCCCGCCGGTGCGAAGTTCGCGCAGATCGAGAGCAGCGAACACCAGTACGAGCTGAACCCGGACCAGCAGCGGGGAGCGCTGCAGGCGCGGCGCTCCGAGGAGGCGATCCGCCGGGCCTGCGAGATGGCCGCCAGCACGGACGACGACCTGGTTGTCAACAACTCCCTCAGCCCCCTGCCGCACCAGCTGCTGAGCTCATGCCGCCTGCTCACCATCATGCACAGTCCCGTGCCGGTGCCCGCCTTCGTGGAATTCTTCGCACGCACCTCCGAGCTTCCCGAACAGCACCGCTTCGTGACCGTCTCCGAATCCAACGCCAAGGCCTGGCGCGAGCACTACCCCGAGGTCGGCGTACTGCCCAACGGCATCGACATCGACTACTGGTCGGCCGCCCCCGAGACGTCGACCCCGACCGGTGAGTCGAGCACCCGGGCCGACGGACCCGCCTCCCGGCCCCACGACGGACTACGAGAGCGCCCTGTGGCCCTGTGGACGGGCCGCATCACCCACCAGAAGGGCCTGCACATCGCGATCGAAGCCGCCCGACTGGCCGAGGTCGATCTGCGCATCAGCGGCTTGCGCTCAGACCCCGGCTACTTCGAGGAGAAGATTGCTCCGCACCTGCGGAAGGAGAGCGAGCACGACTCCACCGCACCGGCGTACCTGGGCCACCTTTCCCACGCCGAGATCCGCGAGCAGCTCAGCGCGGCCGACGTGTTCATCGCCTCGCCGCTGTGGGCCGAGCCCTTCGGTTTGGCCCCCGTCGAGGCGATGGCCACCGGCACGCCCGTGGCCGCCACCCCCCGGGGAGCGATGCCCGAGGTGATCGGCGACGGGGGAGCGGTCGCCGACTCCGCAGACCCCGCGGACCTCGCCGAGGCCATCCGGCGGGCCCTGCACATCACCCCCGATGCGGCGCGCTCCAATGCCGCCCGGTACAGCCTGGAGGCCATGGCCCGCCGCTTCGAACAGCTCGTCTCCGAGATCCACTGA
- a CDS encoding nucleotidyltransferase domain-containing protein, giving the protein MSNPRIFSSVPQHQEHAHSDIDLLVYVDPDLDLLDLIDAASELEVLPGRAVDLITSRSLRYPPPSSR; this is encoded by the coding sequence ATGAGCAACCCGCGGATCTTCAGCTCCGTCCCTCAGCACCAGGAGCACGCCCATAGCGACATCGACCTGCTCGTGTATGTGGACCCCGACCTGGACCTGCTCGATCTCATCGATGCCGCGAGCGAGCTGGAGGTGCTTCCGGGCAGGGCAGTGGACCTCATCACTTCAAGGTCCCTCCGCTACCCGCCCCCTTCCTCTCGGTAG
- a CDS encoding helix-turn-helix domain-containing protein, with the protein MQAGLTQVKLAQRSGVTQPDIAAYESDPSRAGAPPHEQPADLQLRPSAPGARP; encoded by the coding sequence TTGCAAGCGGGGCTCACCCAAGTGAAGCTCGCCCAGCGCAGTGGTGTTACGCAGCCCGACATCGCTGCGTACGAGAGCGATCCTTCGCGTGCTGGAGCACCACCGCATGAGCAACCCGCGGATCTTCAGCTCCGTCCCTCAGCACCAGGAGCACGCCCATAG
- a CDS encoding IS110 family transposase, with protein sequence MAIVAHTRPFVIGVDTHARNHSFAVLTAATGEQIAAKQFPTTSAGLNRAVAWVSRLIGGNLTALWVIEGAATYGARLARVVTDAGYEVAEAARMDARTHHRVGKSDLLDAHRIGASVLPLEDDRLRHPRSDAGLRPALRVLTSARENMSSERTASVNALTALLRTADLGLDARKPLTNGQITEVASWRTRVEDLELAAARAEAHRLAKRVRALDIELADNRSQLEELLRQSKAAPLLDVIGVGPVTAAVAYSAWSHRGRLRDEAAFAALAGVSPIPASSGNTTRHRLNRGGDRRLNRVLHMATVTRMVHDPETRAYVDRRRAEGRTTKEIRRCLKRYLARRIYRTLEALHAAPTTA encoded by the coding sequence ATGGCCATCGTCGCGCATACTCGCCCGTTCGTCATCGGAGTGGATACCCATGCCCGCAACCACAGTTTCGCGGTCCTGACTGCAGCCACCGGCGAGCAAATCGCTGCCAAGCAGTTCCCGACGACGTCCGCGGGCCTGAATCGCGCCGTAGCCTGGGTCTCTCGTCTCATTGGCGGGAACCTGACCGCTCTATGGGTGATCGAAGGCGCCGCTACCTATGGCGCACGGCTCGCACGAGTCGTGACCGACGCTGGCTACGAAGTCGCCGAGGCAGCCAGGATGGATGCTCGGACACATCATCGCGTTGGTAAGTCGGATCTCCTCGATGCGCACCGCATCGGCGCCTCGGTACTGCCGCTGGAAGACGACCGGCTACGCCATCCCCGCTCCGACGCCGGCTTGCGTCCCGCGTTACGCGTCCTGACGAGCGCGCGGGAGAACATGAGCTCGGAGCGCACGGCCAGCGTCAACGCTCTCACCGCCCTGTTGCGCACCGCAGATCTTGGCCTCGATGCGCGGAAGCCGCTGACAAACGGGCAGATCACCGAGGTGGCGTCTTGGCGCACTCGAGTTGAAGACCTCGAGCTCGCGGCTGCACGAGCCGAGGCTCACCGGCTGGCCAAGCGAGTTCGTGCTCTCGACATTGAGCTCGCCGACAACCGCTCGCAGCTCGAGGAGCTTCTGCGTCAGAGCAAAGCTGCCCCATTGCTGGACGTGATCGGCGTCGGACCCGTGACCGCCGCAGTCGCCTATTCAGCATGGTCACACCGTGGGCGCTTGCGTGACGAAGCTGCCTTCGCGGCGTTGGCCGGCGTGAGTCCCATCCCTGCATCGTCGGGAAACACGACTCGCCACAGGCTGAATCGCGGAGGCGATCGAAGGCTCAATCGCGTGCTCCACATGGCCACGGTCACCCGAATGGTTCACGACCCCGAGACACGCGCTTACGTTGACAGACGGCGAGCTGAGGGGCGCACGACAAAAGAGATCCGACGCTGCCTCAAGCGCTACCTCGCCCGGCGGATCTATCGAACTCTCGAGGCGCTCCACGCGGCGCCGACCACGGCTTGA
- a CDS encoding IS3 family transposase (programmed frameshift): protein MPRPYPPEFRARAIALVREGRQVKQTALDLGIHEVTLHSWLRQDDIDHGRRPGRSSQESAELRAARGRVRQLEQEIAILRRAATWLDEEGGVGPKRAHPVIDRLVDAGALTSTCCRLLGVSRQGYYRYRKRPTSSTELRRRWLTGLIREIHVASRGTYGYRRIHAELTIGMNIPCSSRLISVLMTRAGIGGLPGPARIKRLKGVATADDLVNRKFHRLELNELWVTDITEHPTREGKVYCAAVLDACSRKIIGWAIDSKQDSTLVVNALDMAIRARQPGPGGIVHADHGVQLTSWVFTQKIRSAGLLPSFGTVGDGLDNAMMESFWSTMQIELLNWKKWKTRIELANAIFEYIEVLYNRRRRHSSLEYATPHDYDLARTPRALTTTRS, encoded by the exons ATGCCCCGCCCGTACCCTCCCGAGTTCCGTGCCCGTGCTATCGCTCTGGTCCGCGAGGGCCGCCAGGTCAAGCAGACCGCACTGGACCTGGGTATCCACGAGGTCACCCTCCACAGCTGGCTGCGACAGGACGATATCGACCACGGCCGCCGGCCGGGACGAAGCAGTCAGGAATCTGCCGAGCTCCGCGCGGCGCGCGGCCGTGTTCGGCAGCTCGAGCAGGAGATCGCGATCCTTCGCCGGGCCGCGACGTGGCTCGACGAGGAGGGAGGAGTCG GCCCCAAAAGGGCGCACCCGGTGATCGACCGACTCGTCGACGCCGGGGCACTCACCAGCACCTGCTGCCGCCTATTGGGCGTCTCCCGTCAGGGCTACTACCGGTACCGAAAGCGCCCGACCAGTTCCACTGAGCTGCGCCGCCGCTGGCTGACCGGGCTGATCAGGGAGATCCACGTCGCGTCCCGCGGCACCTACGGCTACCGCCGCATCCACGCCGAGCTCACCATCGGAATGAACATTCCGTGTTCCAGCCGGCTCATCTCCGTCCTCATGACTCGCGCCGGAATCGGTGGCCTTCCAGGCCCAGCCAGAATCAAGCGACTCAAGGGGGTCGCCACAGCGGACGACCTGGTCAACCGCAAGTTCCACCGTCTCGAACTGAACGAGCTGTGGGTCACGGACATCACCGAGCATCCCACCCGGGAGGGAAAGGTCTACTGCGCCGCCGTGCTGGATGCTTGTAGCCGCAAGATCATCGGCTGGGCTATCGACTCCAAACAGGACTCCACCCTGGTCGTGAACGCTCTGGACATGGCAATCCGTGCACGTCAGCCAGGGCCCGGGGGGATCGTTCATGCGGATCATGGAGTCCAGTTAACCTCCTGGGTCTTCACTCAGAAGATCCGTTCAGCGGGACTGCTGCCGTCGTTCGGGACCGTAGGCGATGGCCTCGACAATGCGATGATGGAGTCGTTCTGGTCGACGATGCAGATCGAGCTGCTGAACTGGAAGAAGTGGAAGACGCGCATCGAGCTCGCGAACGCGATCTTCGAGTACATCGAGGTGTTGTACAACCGTCGTCGACGGCACTCCTCCCTCGAGTACGCGACACCCCACGACTACGACCTCGCCCGCACCCCGCGGGCACTCACCACCACCAGAAGCTAG
- a CDS encoding transposase, translating to MAAPRKYPDELRERAIRMALDQVKEGNGRAVFRRVGDQLGINPETLRGWVRQRQIDLGDRPGTSTDESQRVMELEKEVRELRRANAILRSASAFFAAELDCPPR from the coding sequence ATGGCAGCACCACGGAAGTACCCTGATGAGCTTCGGGAGCGAGCGATCCGCATGGCTCTGGACCAGGTCAAGGAGGGCAACGGCAGGGCGGTCTTCCGCCGTGTCGGTGACCAGTTGGGCATCAACCCGGAAACGCTCCGGGGCTGGGTCCGCCAGCGCCAGATCGACCTCGGTGATCGGCCCGGGACCTCGACGGATGAGTCCCAACGAGTGATGGAGCTGGAGAAGGAAGTCCGCGAGCTGCGTCGGGCCAACGCGATCCTGCGGTCGGCTTCGGCTTTTTTCGCAGCGGAGCTCGACTGCCCACCGCGTTGA
- a CDS encoding IS3 family transposase, with protein MQFIDLHREEFGVEPICRTLTAAGTQIAPSTYYAFHSRPPSRRAVRDEEVLVEIRRVHAANFGIYGAKKMHAQLRREGVQVARCTVERLMKVAGLRGISRAKGPRTTIPGHGPESRPDLVERDFTATAANQLNIRLAGVR; from the coding sequence GTGCAGTTCATCGACCTGCATCGAGAGGAGTTCGGCGTCGAGCCGATCTGCCGCACGCTCACCGCGGCGGGCACGCAGATCGCGCCGAGCACCTACTACGCCTTCCACTCCCGTCCGCCCTCGCGTCGTGCGGTGCGGGACGAAGAGGTGCTGGTCGAGATCCGCCGCGTTCACGCAGCGAACTTCGGTATCTACGGGGCGAAGAAGATGCATGCCCAGCTGCGCCGGGAGGGCGTCCAGGTGGCGCGATGCACGGTCGAGCGACTCATGAAAGTCGCGGGCCTGCGAGGGATCTCCCGGGCCAAAGGGCCCCGCACCACGATCCCCGGGCACGGCCCGGAGAGCCGTCCTGACCTGGTCGAGCGCGACTTCACCGCGACCGCTGCGAACCAGTTGAATATTCGCCTCGCTGGGGTCCGCTGA